The genomic window CAGCAAtaagattttgttattattgcgaattaatattataagttatataaataacactaaaattatatttaaattaaattaattaattgggagAAGTTTTGTTGACGTCTTGTCAACAGGGTTACGGAAGGAAGGAATCGTCCGGCTACATCTCACAAAGAAGGTTTCAACATTGGACAGTGGTCACGCCGTCTACACACAAGGGTTGATAAGGCGTCAATATCAGtcatcattattttaacaattgaaTTGAATATCCTTGCCATGTCTCTTTCGTAATAAGGGTCATGACCGATAACGCTATATTCGTAGTTGGCAAGTTTCAGAGACCTACGTAATCAATTACTTCTGCTTGAGAAGCACCTTTGCCTCCAGGTCCTGCCAAGCAAAAGATGAAAAGAGTTGAATATTACCTTACCATTTTCAAGATAAAATCGCGAGTACTTCGTGTAATTGAAATACggagaattttaaaattaagaaacttGAGAAAACGAGTGATAACTGAAAAAGTTGGTAACACTATATTTTGTTTCTGGTAATTTCTACAGAAGTTTTATCTAAGTTTGTagtatcaatatttaaaaaataccataaaattgtttctcaaaaataactatgttataaaatttacattatccTCAccgtaaataatttatttatttgtaggaaTTTTCCACCCACATTATAAAAAATCAACCCCCATTAAAgcatagaaattaataatattgagtCTAAATATTTCAAGTACCCAACTGTTTACAATTTGgcaaaacctttttaaaatacaaacatccttGAAAGCAATCAAAACGTATTTTTCCGctttgatgaaataaaaccaatttctcatttaaatcggttcccTAAATGTAAGTAATTAGTCTGTATCAGTGAGCAAAGGAATTATTTACAACTGTTTTTGTTCGTCATTAGACCGTTATAAGCTTATTTAATTACTCATTTTACGTCATTAACCTTTAGAGGTTATTAAAAAGGGATCGTTTCTACGcagatattatttaattctgtaATAGAGATCAAAATTtatcatcaaataaattattcaatattatttcgtGATTGTGCAAAATGACTATGGGTTATATAATTGCGGTTATTAATTTGGTGATCCATGATTTTAGGGAAAACGGCGTTTTTTAGGCAATTTTACCAGTGTAAAAGCCACATCGGATGCTGGCTGTTTaacatcaatttttttttaagtcgttTGAAATACAATTTTGAATATGGCCGTCTTCTTTCCACGAGGGTTTTCCGTAAAGGAAAAATCAGTAGAAAAACTAAAgatagaaataaatatcaattatcaAAATTTATGATAGTCTCCACTAAAATTCATTAGCATGCACCGTTCATATTTTACGATTTACGAAAAGAAAAACTGCAGGCGGCGGCCACTAAATTCAGGAAAATAAAACATCCTATTCAAAACACTGCTTTACATAGTCTTTGTTGCGATTTTCCTTCATAATTTACTATGGGAAGTTGCACACGAGCGACTTTTCAAGACATGAAATGTCGGACAAAAAGGgtatacatatacttacatatttcaaaataaatatgataacgCTTTGTTACTGTACTatggaataaaattaaaacaatttcgaAGGTCGTTACTGAACACACATAGTTTGATCTCGCAAAAATCATTGTAATAAGACTTTTTCGGAAAAACCATTACGTTATTTCAGGCTCCAGTATGAGTAATCATAGCTAAggtattttccaaaaaatgtgttattctcaACAAAAAGATGGATTAGGCTAATAAGTACGCTTATCTCGTCAGTCCGTCTGCTGCCTCGTTTTCTCCAATTCATAAATCAAGTTTAACGAATAACCCCGATGTGAGATACCCGCTCACAATAGCATTGTCATAGCCCATTAagtatataagtattatttagcAAATGTATTGCTCCTAGCAATCTCTTTATAAGATTACGCGTTTGTATAAGAATTAAAGATATAAAATGGGGCCGGGCTACAACGGCCTGTAATCTGTGCTAAGTGAATGATTTATACCCTTGCCTTGCTTGTATTGTTAACTTTTCTGTCTCTGTTTAGCTTTTCAATGCAGTTTTGTGTTTCTATAGAATAAGGCTTTTGGAAGATTACGTTTCGATTAAAATGTAGATTAATTGATTCTTGGCGCTTGATTAAGAAGTCAGTGTTTATCGATGTACCGTTTATCTCACGATGTTTTCAAAGTCAAGgagttgtttttatataaaactttcctaatataaatatttaaaaactttattttcgcAATCATTCGTGATTATCTGTAAGTACACTTCAAATCATTGTCATGCACAAATGGAGGCACGATAGTAAACTTTACACAATACAATTTAGCATTAGCTACATGTCTACATATGAACCTATTTTTAGAAACTGTATGTTACCTCATTCAATCAGGGATTACGGCATTACCGGCTAATCCGACGTCACGTCTACGAAAAGGATGAGCCGTCAAGTTCAAGGTCAAAACAACAGTCTTTTCCCACAGCTGGAAAAACAGCTCGTGTGCCGGTAATTATAAGACAATAGAACATCAATCGTGGCTCGCGCATATCGGTTGAAAGACAGATTTAGAATTGTGTCAATTATAAAGGTTCTGCTAAGTGATAACTAGCTAAGAATAAAACGCTATGTAATAAATGAGTAGTAAATAatgatacattaatttggttGGATTAAGTTTTGTGAAATTTGTTTTAAGGATACATGGGACCCTACTGCCTTGAAATAGCTGTCGCAATTCGAGGTAGTTGTTCATTCGTTTATTTATCATAAACACAtccatttaacatttttatgataGATGCCacgtacaaataaaatgttcgcAAATGGTATTGCATCGTTGAAATACCAATGATGTTACGGCGTTTGCAAGTGGCGTAATATTGGTATTTCTTTACaacatgtaataaaaattgGTGGATACTACTTTTGTTATTCGTTTATGTTCGTAATAACGTTTTATTGTTAGCAAAGTAGTGTTTATCGTCGTATTATTGTCTCTAAAATGATATATTTGATCCAATTATTCAAGAGCCAGACATAGCTTACTTAGtttggatttattttgtttgggtaGCGTAAAAGtagacttatattttttttagtctttAGTTAcgatatttatgtatttgtaataggtaaaattaaatgtattattgTCGACcacatgtataaaatatgtgTATTCACGTGTGAATTTAAATAGATCAAATTCATagcattaatataaaaatctttctttctcctgccctgttcccaaatgttacttggggtcggcgcaatatgtcattttcttccattttcccctgtcactcgtcatactgacactcactcccttcctattcatatcatctttcaggcaatccatccatcttttcttaggtcttcctcttcctctccatccatctacattcatacttagcacacactttgttgcatgcgtatcatccctcctcattacatgtccataccacgacaatcttctacttctcatcttttctgtaactggcgctactttcagacttcctctaatgtaatcattcctcactttatccattcttgtaacaccacacatccatctcagcattctcatttctgttacatgcactcttctcgtccctcttttcaatgcccaacactccgatccatacaggacgacaggtctaatgacggatttgtaaattttgcccttcagtttgaggggcatccgcgggtcacaaatagcgctagttacctgtcgccacttcatccatccagtattgatccgatgcgtaacgtccctgttcacctcaccgtcactttggacgagtgaaccaaggtaccggaagtcggagcaaactggtagggcatgccggctagggttatggtcatgggtcccgaaataccgccaaaatcacaatgaaggtattcggttttactcctgctcacctttaaacccactgtctccagtctcagccgccatgcctccagtctactctggacctctggcccactctcccccaccagaacaatgtcatcggcgaaaagcatacaccagggtgcctcctccCGTATATCTGCCGTAAGCGCGTCCATTACAAGCAGGAAGAGATACGGGCTGAGGGCCGACCCCTGATGTAAGCCAACACCTACACTGAAGCTGGTGGTAGTGCCCGCTGCGGACCGGACTTCTGTACGGCATCTGCCGTACATCGCTCGGATCAACTGCACATACTTCCCTGGTATACCTTTCTCCTCAAGGGCCCACCACAAAACCTCACGAGGCACCCGGTCATATGCCTTCTCGAGGTCAACGAACACCATATGCAAGTTTTTGTGTGCACCCCTGTACTTTTCGCACAATTGGCGAATACAGAATATAGCGTCCGTTGTACTCCGACCAGGCATAAAACCGAATTGATTTCGTGCGATATCACTCTCTTCTCTCAGCCTCCTTTCAATAACTTTCTCCCACACTTTCATACTATGTGACATTAGCTTTATTCCTCTATAGTTGTTGCAATTCAACACATCACCCTTGTTCTTAAAAATGGGCACCAGGAAACTATTGCACCACTCGTCTGGTATGGTTTCCTCTTGcaacaacttattgaagaataaagtcagccatttccatccatccatctttaataatttccaCACTTCCACTGGTATTCCATCTGGCCCTATcgcttttccatttttcattcCATTCACTGCTAATCTGACCTCATCCTCACATACATTTCTTACAAGGCCCTCGTTCACCGCTTTATGATGGAGCACACCGCTCCACTCATTTTCTTCATTCATcagtctttcaaaatattccttccACCTACCTTTAATCTCCACATCATTCGAAAGGACCGTTCCGTCTCCATTCTTTACACACCTTATCTGGCATACATCTCTTGTCATTTTCTCCTAGATTTAACCAATCGGTAAAGTCATTTTGACCAGCTGGGCTATCTGAGTCTTCCGTGCGCTTTTGCCCTTGAAaccttcttctttcttcttacATTCATCATATTCAGCCTTTTTCACTTTCATCACTGTCTTCCGTCTGCTGCCATTCCTTGAATTTCATCTTCTTTTCCTTTAATACACTCTGCACTTCTTCCGCCCACCACCAAGTTTCCTTCTCTATCACTCCATTCCCTTTTGATTCTCCTAGAATGCTTCTTGCCGCTTTCCTTATACACGTCGCCATTCCACTCCAGCCTTCATTCACAttcttttcattcatttctCCCATTTCAATCATCTTATCAACCACTACTTTTCTAAATTCCCGGGCCAACTCAGCCTTCCCCAACAGATGCCATTTGATTTTGGGGGGCCGTCTCTCTTTGGCTTTTGGCCGGGAAGTTAAAATCACATCCATAATTAGGGGTCGGTGCTGCGAGACTACAGCTTCGCCTGGTATCACCTTGCAGTCTTTGATGTTCTTTAAACTACTGCGTCTGACCAAAAAGTAATCTATTTGTGTCACGTGGTGACCGCTTTTATAGGTGATTAGATGTTCGGTGTTCTTTTGAAACCACGTATTTACCACTGCTAGGTCAAACGCAGTAGCAGCCTGTAGCAGGGCTTCACCTTCGTCGTTCTGGCAACCGAACCCCCACCCTCCATGCACTCTTTCATAATTCCCTCTCATTCTGCCAACATGGCCATTAAAGTCTCCTCCCACAAATACCTGTTCATTCGTCGGCACATTCATCATTACTGCATCGAAATCCGTCCAAAATTGTTCTTTCACCCTGTCATCACAACCGACTTGAGGAGCATACAcacttataacatttattatcaaactttcatacattattttaacaacTATTATTCTATCATTCACTCTCTTTACATCTATCACACTTTCTTTCAAGTTCTTATCTAACACAATGCCTACCCCATTCCTTTTCCCATCACTTccacaataataaaacttgtatCCTTCCCCAATTTCTCTAGCTTTCGTGCCCTTCCATTTAGTCTCTTGCAAACATGCCACATTTATTCGTCTTCTCTTAAATACATCCGCTAACTCTCTGGCTCTTCCAGTCATCGTTCCTACATTCCAACTTGCATACCTCAATCTTACTTCCCGGACTCGCTTCTTACATTGCACCCGCCCAGGTTGGTGCAAAAACCCTTGTCCACTTCCCACagcattaatataaaaatatttttttaaatttactatgtacctaattaaatcTGCCATTACCTAGAAGTAAAAAGATCACTTTAAGCAAAAGGATACGTATAGACGGGGTCACGGTTATGACCCCAAATATATTACCGTAATAAGGATATTTGACGAGTATGAAAAAATTTTAATATCGTTTTCATTATCAGGCACTTGTTCATAAACATTTCATTACGACCATAGTTTTAAAATTTCCAACAACATCGAATATTCAggacttaacattgcataataAGTTCGTACGTATGTACAGTCGATTACAGACTAAAAAGATAAATTGGAAACGCTGAACACATCAGAAGTTAATTAACTGGTTACGATACATTCGGAGTTTGATTATCAGGCTTTTAGCTTTAATTACAGCATTCGGAGCGAATATTGCCAACGACCAGTGTTGgtacattgaaaattataaaagcttttatgtaTATTCAACTTGCTTGAACCTAAAGTTATCCTTGAAATCAATGAACGCTTAGCAATAAGAAAATCATACGAAAATCTTCTGAAGTACAATAGTTATGGCGTTATTAGGAAGACCACGACATCCTCAAACAAAAATCTGAATCGAAAATTGCATTTACCTaactaaaaaagtttaaaaagttattcCACATAACTCCAGCGAGCTTGAAACCACTGAGTATTTGTCTTTTTATTCTCAAATCGCTGTTGCCATCTCGCTCAAGGATTCAATATTTTCTCTTTCTTTTACCACAATACGTAATACGGGTCTAAGTGCCTATTTAAAAGACTACATAAccacatgaaaatattttgagcagacaaaagaaaataatttcgcAAGCAACGTTTTATCTTAAAGAACCCTTTTCTGGTAAAGTGAGGTTATTGTTCATTGTAACAGATTTATATTTTCCCTTTATAAGAGCCGTTAACTCCGCtagagaaattaaaaaataacaataacgaTAGATACTTTCTGTTGGTCGGAACACAAAGGTTCGCTGTTAATGCGTCCCATTTTGCAGtgggaattttaattaaaattaaacgagTTTGAGGTTTCGGGTTTTTGTCACCCGCTTTCTACCAAAGTAGCGTTTGACGGGTTAGGGATTTTTTCACAtaaatcctttttatttatgAGCATGTTCTTTTATTAACCCTGTCGTAAATTACGTTTGTGATTTCTAGTCTTTTTTAATCATACTTACCAATTATTTTTAGCAAACATCCACGGGGCTGTATCGATGACGTTT from Helicoverpa armigera isolate CAAS_96S chromosome 2, ASM3070526v1, whole genome shotgun sequence includes these protein-coding regions:
- the LOC135118714 gene encoding craniofacial development protein 2-like: MTGRARELADVFKRRRINVACLQETKWKGTKAREIGEGYKFYYCGSDGKRNGVGIVLDKNLKESVIDVKRVNDRIIVVKIMYESLIINVISVYAPQVGCDDRVKEQFWTDFDAVMMNVPTNEQVFVGGDFNGHVGRMRGNYERVHGGWGFGCQNDEGEALLQAATAFDLAVVNTWFQKNTEHLITYKSGHHVTQIDYFLVRRSSLKNIKDCKVIPGEAVVSQHRPLIMDVILTSRPKAKERRPPKIKWHLLGKAELAREFRKVVVDKMIEMGEMNEKNVNEGWSGMATCIRKAARSILGESKGNGVIEKETWWWAEEVQSVLKEKKMKFKEWQQTEDSDESEKG